In one Dermatophilaceae bacterium Sec6.4 genomic region, the following are encoded:
- a CDS encoding universal stress protein — protein MTLLVGCPVEDSSTGAVRLAVMLARPGENLVVVAVLSNPWTPGMARVDSEYQSFLDARADDALEQARSELTGDVSATFVRRHARSVSAGLLEVAEHHDARLIVLGSSTSGMLGRVALGGVGERLLHSSPRLVALAPRGFRCTAARVTRVTAAYGGGDQSEHLVLAAAAQAEQIGAALRLASFAVRPRSTILAGIGSRGEDGVVQEWMHEIANRARETVAVVAQLPQPPRIDPSQIGRGITWEDAMNDVEWIDGDVLVVGSSNHGPLAQVFLGARASKIIRHCPVPVVVVPRGQATAGRNVV, from the coding sequence ATGACGCTGCTGGTCGGCTGCCCGGTGGAGGATTCGTCCACCGGCGCCGTCCGGTTGGCGGTGATGCTGGCCCGCCCCGGGGAGAACCTCGTGGTCGTTGCGGTGCTCTCCAACCCATGGACACCGGGGATGGCCCGGGTCGATTCGGAGTACCAGTCCTTCCTCGATGCACGCGCAGACGATGCCCTGGAACAGGCGCGGTCCGAGCTGACCGGCGACGTCAGTGCGACCTTCGTCCGGCGTCATGCCCGCTCCGTTTCCGCCGGTCTGCTCGAGGTTGCCGAACACCACGATGCCCGGCTGATAGTCCTCGGGTCCTCGACCTCGGGCATGCTGGGCCGCGTTGCCCTCGGCGGTGTCGGCGAGCGTCTGCTGCATAGTTCGCCGCGACTGGTCGCGCTGGCCCCTCGCGGATTCCGGTGTACTGCTGCCCGCGTCACCCGGGTGACGGCGGCTTACGGCGGTGGTGACCAGAGCGAACACCTGGTGCTCGCCGCTGCAGCCCAGGCTGAACAGATCGGCGCGGCACTGCGACTTGCCTCCTTCGCGGTGCGACCGAGGTCCACGATCCTCGCGGGCATCGGTAGCCGCGGGGAGGACGGCGTGGTGCAGGAGTGGATGCATGAGATCGCGAACCGAGCGCGTGAGACCGTCGCCGTGGTCGCGCAGCTGCCGCAGCCGCCGCGTATCGATCCGTCGCAGATCGGTCGGGGCATCACCTGGGAGGACGCGATGAACGACGTGGAGTGGATCGACGGGGATGTCCTGGTCGTCGGGTCCAGCAACCATGGTCCGTTGGCTCAGGTTTTCCTGGGGGCACGTGCCTCGAAAATCATCCGGCACTGCCCCGTGCCGGTGGTCGTCGTACCCAGAGGTCAGGCGACAGCCGGGCGCAACGTTGTGTGA
- a CDS encoding aldehyde dehydrogenase family protein — translation MSTSYDVINPSTEQAIGSIEHASLEEADAVIALAASAAPSWAAVAPVDRGRLLRRFADVVDAHVGELADLEIENAGHTRGNATWEAGNVRDVLHYYAAAPERLCGRQIPVAGGIDLTFHEPLGVVGIIVPWNFPMPVAGWGFAPALAAGNTVVLKPAELTPFTALRLAELALEAGLPEGVFNVIPGEGAVVGERFVTHPDVRKVCFTGSTAVGKRIMALASNDLTRVTLELGGKNANIVFDDCDVEAAAAAAPGAVFDNAGQDCCARSRILVQRSVFNRFMEHFEPAVRAVKVADPAQIGDADMGPLISSAQRDRVIGFVEDADVDIAFRGEAPGGSGWWYPPTVVLPGGVQDAVWRDEVFGPVVAVLPFEDEADAIAKANDTAYGLAGSIWTDNLGRGLRVARAVQAGNLSVNSHSAVRYSTPFGGFKSSGLGRELGPDALAAFTETKNVFISTEL, via the coding sequence GTGAGCACTTCGTACGACGTCATCAACCCCTCCACCGAGCAGGCAATCGGCTCGATCGAGCACGCCAGCCTCGAGGAGGCCGACGCAGTCATTGCGCTGGCCGCCTCAGCCGCACCCTCGTGGGCGGCGGTCGCACCGGTCGACCGCGGGCGACTGCTGCGACGTTTTGCCGACGTCGTCGATGCGCACGTCGGCGAGTTGGCTGATCTGGAGATCGAGAACGCGGGGCATACCCGAGGCAATGCGACCTGGGAGGCGGGCAACGTCCGCGACGTGCTGCACTACTACGCGGCAGCACCAGAGCGGTTGTGCGGCAGGCAGATTCCAGTCGCTGGAGGGATCGACCTGACGTTCCACGAACCGCTCGGCGTGGTCGGCATCATCGTGCCCTGGAACTTCCCGATGCCCGTCGCCGGCTGGGGTTTCGCGCCCGCTCTCGCTGCAGGTAACACCGTCGTCCTGAAACCGGCCGAGCTGACGCCGTTCACTGCATTGCGGCTCGCCGAGCTGGCTCTGGAGGCCGGCCTGCCCGAGGGAGTCTTCAACGTCATCCCAGGTGAGGGAGCCGTTGTCGGAGAACGATTCGTGACGCACCCGGACGTGCGCAAGGTGTGTTTCACCGGTTCCACCGCGGTCGGCAAACGCATCATGGCACTGGCCTCCAACGACCTGACCCGGGTGACACTGGAGCTGGGCGGCAAGAACGCAAATATCGTCTTCGACGACTGCGACGTCGAGGCGGCTGCTGCTGCCGCGCCGGGAGCCGTCTTCGACAACGCCGGCCAGGACTGCTGCGCGCGTAGTCGGATCCTGGTGCAGCGTAGTGTCTTCAACCGGTTCATGGAGCACTTCGAACCGGCAGTGCGAGCAGTCAAGGTCGCAGATCCAGCCCAGATCGGTGATGCCGACATGGGCCCCCTCATTTCGTCAGCGCAGCGCGATCGGGTGATCGGTTTCGTTGAGGACGCCGACGTCGATATCGCTTTTCGCGGCGAAGCACCGGGCGGGTCGGGTTGGTGGTACCCGCCGACCGTCGTGCTGCCCGGTGGGGTGCAGGATGCGGTCTGGCGCGACGAGGTGTTCGGGCCCGTCGTCGCCGTGCTGCCCTTCGAGGACGAAGCCGACGCGATCGCCAAGGCCAACGACACCGCATACGGACTCGCCGGATCGATCTGGACCGACAATCTGGGTCGCGGACTACGCGTGGCCCGCGCAGTGCAGGCCGGGAACCTGTCGGTCAACTCCCACTCCGCGGTGCGCTACTCCACGCCGTTCGGTGGTTTCAAGTCCTCCGGACTCGGCCGCGAGCTGGGTCCGGATGCGCTCGCGGCATTCACCGAAACCAAGAACGTCTTCATCTCCACTGAACTCTGA
- a CDS encoding amino acid permease produces MSLRGDLLRRKPIAKVDEESGDGGLARTIGVFQLTMFGVGATIGTGIFFIMSEAVPVAGPAVIFSFVIAGVVAGLTALCYAELASAVPVSGSSYSYAYATLGELPAMVVAACLLLEYGVSSAAVAVGWSQYVNELLNNFFGFKLPEAISQAPDAGGFINLPAVVLIALCALLLLRGTSESAEANTIMVLIKLTVLGMFIVVAFFGWDSNNFADFAPFGVGGVTTAAGVIFFSYIGLDAVSTAGEEVKNPSRTMPLAIISALIIVTTVYLLVALAAIGAQASGKFKDQEAGLSAILRAVTGSSVPATILAAGAVISIFSVTLVTIYGQTRILFAMSRDGMVPAILSRVNRRTLTPVPNTIMVACIIGLLAGLLPISFLAEMTSIGTLIAFIVVSAGVIILRQREPDLLRGFNVPGYPVTPILAILGCLWIITSLRIVTIQVFVGWAAIVLVWYFTYGRKHATLNNQPSAGPVSEDRS; encoded by the coding sequence ATGTCACTACGGGGTGACCTGCTACGACGCAAGCCCATCGCGAAGGTCGATGAAGAATCCGGGGATGGAGGGTTGGCCCGAACCATCGGGGTCTTCCAACTCACCATGTTCGGCGTCGGAGCCACCATCGGCACCGGCATCTTCTTCATCATGTCCGAGGCCGTTCCGGTCGCCGGGCCGGCGGTGATCTTCTCGTTCGTCATCGCCGGTGTCGTCGCAGGTCTGACGGCCCTGTGTTACGCCGAACTGGCGAGCGCCGTGCCGGTATCGGGTTCGTCCTACTCCTACGCCTACGCCACCCTCGGCGAGCTGCCGGCGATGGTCGTCGCGGCCTGTCTACTGCTCGAGTACGGCGTGTCCTCGGCAGCGGTTGCGGTGGGCTGGTCGCAGTACGTCAACGAGCTGCTCAACAACTTCTTCGGCTTCAAACTGCCGGAGGCGATCTCGCAGGCACCGGATGCCGGCGGTTTCATCAACCTACCGGCCGTCGTGCTGATCGCGCTGTGTGCGCTGCTCCTGCTGCGCGGCACGAGCGAATCCGCCGAAGCCAACACCATCATGGTGCTGATCAAGCTGACGGTGCTGGGCATGTTCATCGTGGTCGCGTTCTTCGGCTGGGACTCCAACAACTTCGCCGACTTCGCGCCGTTCGGTGTCGGCGGCGTGACCACGGCGGCCGGGGTCATCTTCTTCTCCTACATCGGCCTCGACGCGGTCTCCACAGCCGGAGAAGAGGTCAAGAACCCGAGCCGGACGATGCCGCTGGCCATCATCAGCGCCCTGATCATCGTCACGACCGTCTACCTGCTCGTTGCACTGGCCGCGATCGGCGCCCAGGCCAGCGGCAAGTTCAAGGACCAGGAAGCCGGTCTGTCCGCGATCTTGCGGGCCGTCACCGGATCGTCGGTGCCGGCCACGATCCTGGCTGCCGGCGCGGTGATCTCCATCTTCAGCGTCACCCTGGTGACCATCTACGGTCAGACCCGGATTCTGTTCGCGATGTCCCGTGACGGGATGGTCCCCGCGATCCTGAGCCGGGTGAACCGCCGCACGCTTACCCCGGTTCCCAACACGATCATGGTGGCCTGCATCATCGGTCTGCTGGCCGGACTGCTGCCGATCAGCTTCCTCGCCGAGATGACAAGCATCGGTACCCTGATCGCCTTCATCGTCGTATCGGCGGGCGTCATCATCCTGCGTCAGCGTGAACCCGACCTGTTGCGCGGCTTCAACGTGCCGGGGTACCCGGTGACCCCGATCCTCGCGATCCTCGGCTGTCTCTGGATCATCACCAGCCTGCGAATAGTGACGATCCAGGTCTTCGTCGGCTGGGCAGCGATAGTGCTCGTCTGGTACTTCACCTACGGCCGCAAGCACGCCACGCTGAACAACCAGCCATCCGCTGGGCCAGTATCCGAGGACCGGTCATGA
- a CDS encoding glutamine synthetase family protein, whose amino-acid sequence MTAPKFTLDELRTQIEAGSIDTVIVAFTDMQGRLQGKRLHAHYFLDHALKGATEGCNYLLTVDVEMNTIDGYEMTSWERGYGDFLFELDLSTLRRTPAEPSCATIQCDLAWIDGSGAVRQAPRSVLRAQVERASAAGWTAFAGTELEFNVYEETFEQAWDKQYVAMTPANRYNIDYSVLGGSRVEPLLRDIRNQMWAAGMVVESAKGECNLGQHEIGFLFDEVTRTCDNHVIYKTGAKQIAAQHGQSLTFMAKYDEREGNSCHIHMSLRGAEGELVCTDDSRPGGHSVLFDQFLAGMIATARELTYFYAPNINSYKRFADGSFAPTAVAWGRDNRTCAFRVVGHGSSLRLENRIPGGDANPYLATAAMLAGGLYGIEHELELEPPFEGNAYASDKDKVPSTLGEARELLLTSAVARDAFGDDVVEHYAHAAEVEVAAYAAAVTDWERKRGFERL is encoded by the coding sequence ATGACAGCACCGAAATTCACGCTGGATGAGTTACGAACGCAGATCGAGGCAGGGTCCATCGACACCGTCATCGTCGCTTTCACCGATATGCAGGGTCGGCTGCAGGGCAAACGCCTGCACGCGCACTACTTTCTGGATCACGCCCTGAAGGGCGCGACCGAAGGGTGCAACTATCTGCTCACCGTCGATGTCGAGATGAACACCATCGATGGTTATGAGATGACCTCTTGGGAGCGCGGCTACGGCGACTTCCTGTTCGAGCTGGATCTCTCGACGTTGCGCCGCACCCCGGCCGAGCCCAGCTGCGCGACGATCCAGTGCGATCTCGCCTGGATCGACGGCTCCGGCGCGGTGCGGCAGGCTCCACGCTCGGTGCTGCGTGCCCAGGTGGAGCGCGCGTCTGCTGCTGGCTGGACGGCATTCGCGGGTACCGAGCTGGAGTTCAACGTCTACGAAGAGACCTTCGAGCAGGCCTGGGACAAGCAGTACGTCGCCATGACGCCCGCAAACCGGTACAACATCGACTACTCGGTGCTCGGCGGCAGTCGGGTCGAGCCGCTGCTACGCGATATCCGCAATCAGATGTGGGCCGCCGGGATGGTCGTCGAGAGCGCCAAAGGCGAGTGCAATCTGGGTCAGCACGAGATCGGTTTCCTCTTCGACGAGGTGACGCGCACGTGCGACAACCACGTCATCTACAAGACCGGGGCCAAGCAGATCGCTGCTCAGCACGGGCAGTCCCTGACCTTCATGGCCAAATATGACGAGCGTGAGGGCAACAGCTGCCATATCCACATGTCGCTGCGAGGCGCTGAGGGGGAGCTTGTCTGTACTGACGACTCCCGTCCGGGCGGGCACAGCGTGCTTTTCGACCAGTTCCTCGCGGGCATGATCGCGACAGCGCGTGAACTGACGTACTTCTACGCCCCGAATATCAACTCCTACAAGCGTTTTGCGGACGGTTCCTTCGCTCCTACGGCGGTTGCCTGGGGCCGGGACAACCGCACCTGCGCCTTCCGGGTCGTCGGTCACGGGTCGTCGTTGCGGCTGGAGAATCGAATCCCCGGTGGTGATGCGAACCCCTACCTGGCGACGGCTGCGATGCTCGCGGGTGGTCTCTACGGAATCGAGCACGAGCTGGAGTTGGAGCCGCCGTTCGAGGGGAACGCGTATGCCAGCGACAAGGACAAGGTGCCCTCGACGCTGGGCGAGGCACGCGAGTTGCTCCTTACCTCAGCGGTAGCGCGGGACGCCTTCGGCGACGACGTGGTGGAGCACTACGCTCACGCCGCCGAGGTAGAAGTAGCCGCCTACGCTGCGGCAGTGACCGATTGGGAACGCAAGCGAGGATTCGAGCGACTGTGA
- a CDS encoding FCD domain-containing protein — translation MTAALHDLPRRGLQEATLHPAVGNVFEAVVGQLATAIRLGVFADGEQLPPERELSERLGVSRMTLRDAIAALREAGLVHTTRGRGGGTVVTYDGTSLVGVRPVSEYDVADVLAFRRVVEPGAVELAARQPLDGEQRAWLTSCLADTRGDIGSAEHRIADSRLHLALATLSGSSMLVDAVTQAQAALGDLLAAIPVLPRNINHSHNQHHRIVDAVLHGAGRQAADAMREHCDATGELLTGLLG, via the coding sequence GTGACCGCGGCGCTGCACGACCTACCCCGAAGGGGCTTGCAGGAGGCAACTCTGCATCCCGCGGTGGGCAACGTCTTCGAGGCAGTGGTCGGGCAACTCGCCACCGCGATCCGGCTCGGGGTCTTCGCGGACGGCGAGCAGCTGCCCCCCGAGCGGGAGCTGTCCGAGCGACTCGGGGTAAGCCGGATGACCTTGCGTGATGCCATTGCGGCCCTTCGCGAAGCGGGCCTCGTGCACACCACGCGCGGGCGGGGTGGTGGCACTGTCGTGACCTACGACGGTACGAGCCTGGTCGGTGTGCGGCCGGTGAGCGAGTACGACGTGGCCGATGTGCTGGCGTTCCGTCGGGTCGTCGAGCCGGGCGCGGTCGAACTGGCCGCCCGGCAACCGTTGGACGGCGAACAACGGGCGTGGCTCACGTCGTGCCTGGCCGACACCCGCGGCGACATCGGCTCCGCCGAGCACCGCATCGCCGATTCCCGGCTGCATCTTGCACTGGCCACCCTGTCGGGCAGTTCGATGCTGGTGGATGCGGTCACCCAGGCGCAGGCGGCTCTCGGCGACCTGCTCGCAGCGATCCCGGTGCTGCCGCGGAACATCAACCATTCGCACAACCAGCACCACCGCATCGTCGACGCGGTGCTGCACGGAGCCGGGCGGCAGGCAGCCGACGCAATGCGCGAGCACTGTGACGCGACCGGAGAGCTCTTGACAGGGCTGCTCGGATGA
- a CDS encoding 3-oxoacyl-ACP reductase, producing MPGRLEGKVAVVTGGCSGIGLATVRRFAQEGARVVIGDVDVDSGERVADEVEGLFVRCDVTNADDVGVLFAAANSTYGSVDVAFNNAGISPPDDDSILTTGIEAWRRVQEVNLTSVYLCCKAALPYMLEQKRGSIINTASFVAIMGAATSQISYTASKGGVLALSRELGVQFAREGVRVNALCPGPVNTPLLKELFASDPERAARRLVHIPVGRFGEPEEIANAVLFLASDESSFITATDFLVDGGISNAYVTPL from the coding sequence ATGCCAGGAAGGCTCGAAGGTAAAGTCGCGGTCGTTACCGGAGGATGCTCGGGGATCGGTCTCGCCACCGTGCGACGGTTCGCGCAGGAGGGCGCGCGGGTCGTCATCGGCGACGTCGACGTCGATTCCGGTGAGCGCGTCGCGGATGAGGTCGAGGGTCTGTTCGTGCGGTGCGACGTCACGAACGCAGATGACGTGGGGGTGCTCTTCGCGGCTGCCAATTCCACCTACGGCAGCGTGGATGTCGCGTTCAACAACGCCGGCATCTCCCCGCCGGACGACGACTCGATTCTGACCACCGGCATCGAGGCGTGGCGGCGGGTGCAGGAGGTGAACCTGACCAGTGTCTATTTGTGCTGCAAGGCAGCGCTGCCCTACATGCTGGAGCAGAAGCGTGGTTCGATCATCAACACCGCGTCGTTCGTGGCGATCATGGGGGCAGCCACCTCGCAGATCTCCTACACCGCGAGCAAGGGCGGGGTCCTTGCCCTGTCGCGCGAGCTGGGGGTGCAGTTCGCGCGTGAAGGAGTACGCGTCAATGCGTTGTGCCCGGGTCCGGTGAACACCCCGCTGCTCAAGGAGCTGTTCGCCTCCGACCCCGAACGCGCTGCCCGACGACTGGTGCACATCCCCGTGGGGCGCTTCGGCGAGCCGGAGGAGATCGCCAACGCGGTGCTCTTCCTGGCCTCTGATGAGTCCAGTTTCATCACGGCGACCGACTTCCTGGTGGACGGTGGCATCTCCAACGCGTACGTCACTCCGCTGTGA
- a CDS encoding substrate-binding domain-containing protein, whose protein sequence is MSLILKTLSNPYFVSMQKEAKTAAAKNNVKLTVAAGKTDGDTQTQISAIDNAISRGDKGILITENGDAVNAELAKAKQAGLFVIALDTVPTPPSTVDVTYATDNEQAGKLIGKYAATKLGGKKAVVAMLDLFNDQVVSVDVQRDHGFLEGMGIDPGSKTQNGKEAKSGKYTGGKGGQYEIACHQPTTGAIPGGKTAMENCISKNSNINVVYTINEPAAEGALQALQDAGKTDVMVVTIDGSCKYVNGLVKSGKIAADAVQYPGMMAADGVKAIAKLARGGAKPALPDGKDFINTGTALTTANPIDGVESETPAKAAQSCWGS, encoded by the coding sequence GTGTCTCTCATCTTGAAAACTCTGAGTAATCCCTATTTCGTCTCCATGCAGAAAGAGGCGAAGACTGCTGCTGCAAAGAACAACGTCAAGCTCACCGTCGCGGCAGGCAAGACCGACGGCGACACGCAGACCCAGATCAGCGCCATCGACAACGCGATCTCGCGCGGTGACAAAGGAATCCTCATCACCGAGAACGGCGATGCGGTAAACGCGGAACTCGCGAAAGCGAAGCAGGCTGGACTATTCGTTATCGCCCTCGATACCGTGCCGACGCCGCCCAGCACCGTTGACGTCACCTACGCGACGGACAACGAGCAGGCAGGCAAGCTGATCGGTAAGTACGCTGCGACAAAATTGGGCGGAAAAAAGGCTGTCGTCGCCATGCTCGACCTGTTCAACGACCAGGTCGTGTCCGTGGATGTCCAGCGAGACCACGGATTCCTCGAAGGTATGGGCATCGATCCGGGTAGTAAGACGCAGAACGGCAAAGAAGCCAAGAGCGGGAAGTACACGGGTGGGAAGGGTGGCCAATACGAGATCGCGTGCCACCAGCCGACGACCGGCGCTATCCCTGGCGGCAAGACTGCAATGGAGAACTGCATCTCCAAGAACAGCAACATCAACGTGGTTTACACGATCAATGAGCCTGCCGCAGAAGGGGCGCTGCAGGCCCTGCAGGACGCCGGAAAGACCGATGTGATGGTTGTCACGATCGACGGTAGCTGTAAATATGTCAACGGCCTGGTCAAGAGCGGCAAAATCGCTGCTGACGCTGTGCAGTACCCCGGGATGATGGCAGCCGACGGGGTCAAGGCAATCGCCAAGCTGGCCCGCGGTGGCGCAAAACCAGCACTCCCGGACGGCAAGGACTTCATCAACACCGGCACCGCCCTCACCACCGCTAACCCCATCGACGGTGTGGAGAGCGAGACGCCCGCGAAGGCTGCGCAGTCCTGCTGGGGCAGCTGA
- a CDS encoding gamma-glutamyl-gamma-aminobutyrate hydrolase family protein (Members of this family of hydrolases with an active site Cys residue belong to MEROPS family C26.) produces the protein MSNRSPLRPVIGITSYLEPVDRAPWRGQLSVTLPATYAEKVIAAGGLPVVIPPMPDADAAWARQVLGVLDGLIISGGADVEASRYGATSDGSAQQARPDRDGSELALAAVSAEIDLPTLGICRGMQIMAVQAGGTLIQHLPDVVGHEEHCPSPGVWSTHRVITEPGTVLADLLGPQVSCPTYHHQGVATAPGYDVVARAEDGVIEGLHDPAARWRLGVQWHPEQGEDLRLFEALVAAAR, from the coding sequence GTGAGTAACCGGTCACCGCTCCGACCGGTCATCGGCATCACGTCGTATCTGGAGCCGGTGGACCGCGCTCCGTGGCGCGGGCAGCTCAGTGTGACGCTGCCCGCGACGTACGCCGAAAAGGTTATTGCCGCCGGCGGGCTACCCGTGGTGATCCCACCGATGCCGGACGCCGATGCGGCGTGGGCGCGGCAGGTGCTGGGCGTTCTCGACGGGTTGATCATCTCCGGCGGCGCCGACGTCGAGGCGTCCCGCTACGGGGCCACGTCGGACGGGTCGGCGCAGCAGGCCCGTCCGGACCGGGACGGCAGCGAGCTTGCGCTCGCAGCGGTCAGTGCAGAGATCGATCTACCGACGCTGGGTATCTGCCGGGGCATGCAGATCATGGCGGTGCAGGCGGGCGGCACATTGATCCAGCACCTTCCGGACGTGGTCGGCCACGAAGAACACTGCCCGTCACCAGGGGTGTGGTCCACCCACCGGGTGATCACCGAGCCCGGGACAGTGCTCGCGGACCTGCTCGGACCGCAGGTGTCCTGCCCGACCTACCACCACCAGGGCGTGGCGACCGCTCCCGGATACGACGTGGTCGCGCGCGCCGAGGACGGCGTCATCGAGGGTCTGCACGACCCGGCGGCCCGCTGGCGGCTCGGTGTCCAGTGGCATCCCGAGCAAGGTGAGGACCTGCGACTGTTCGAAGCACTCGTCGCTGCTGCCCGCTGA
- a CDS encoding amino acid permease, with product MAQEAAEDTPLSDDDALLATLGYKQELSRSWSSFSNFAISFSIISILAGCFTTFGQAWNNGGPVAISWGWPVISALILIIGLTMSELVSAYPTSGGIYWWASKMGGPAAGFFTGWLNLIGLLAVTASVGYGAATFLDLTLDTVSTSWAKHSGLKVVFLIFVVIMVLGALANIFSSHLLAVINNISVWWHVAGAAFIIGILFLIPNKHQSASFVFTDRINNSGYLDNKYWFLVLPLGLLLTQYTITGFDASAHLSEETQGAAKGAAQGIWRSIFYSAIGGYVLLLAFLFAVQDPAAVTKGGGAVDLIFGQALPQKWHFVVLFIATAGQLFCATACLTSASRMTFAFSRDRGIPGSTWLAKVNPRTHIPANAVVFVAVIGVLITLPALVEVDVNGAPVPVAFYAVTSVAVIGLYLAFAIPIFLRWRMGDAFEPGSWTLGSKYKWMNIVAVAEITIICIYFIMPFTPSAIPGNKDFSFKFVNYAPVLTFGSLAVLAIWWFASARKWYTGPQHTIDKAVTAAFDD from the coding sequence ATGGCGCAAGAAGCCGCCGAAGACACCCCCCTCTCCGATGACGACGCGCTGCTCGCAACCCTCGGCTACAAGCAGGAACTGAGCCGAAGTTGGTCCAGTTTCTCCAACTTCGCGATCTCGTTCTCGATCATCTCGATCCTGGCCGGCTGCTTCACGACCTTCGGGCAAGCCTGGAACAACGGCGGTCCGGTCGCGATCTCCTGGGGCTGGCCGGTCATCTCCGCACTGATCCTCATCATTGGTCTAACGATGAGCGAACTGGTCTCCGCCTACCCCACCTCTGGTGGTATCTACTGGTGGGCATCGAAGATGGGCGGCCCAGCAGCCGGCTTCTTCACCGGTTGGTTGAACCTCATCGGCCTCTTGGCCGTGACGGCGTCCGTCGGGTACGGAGCGGCCACCTTCCTGGACCTCACGCTGGACACCGTGAGCACGTCGTGGGCCAAGCATTCAGGGCTCAAGGTGGTGTTCCTCATCTTCGTCGTCATCATGGTGCTCGGGGCTTTGGCGAACATCTTCAGCAGTCATCTACTGGCCGTCATCAACAACATCTCGGTCTGGTGGCACGTCGCGGGCGCAGCCTTCATCATCGGGATTCTGTTTCTGATCCCGAACAAACACCAGAGCGCGAGTTTCGTCTTCACCGACCGGATCAACAACTCCGGGTACCTCGACAACAAGTACTGGTTCCTCGTACTCCCCCTCGGGCTGCTGCTGACGCAGTACACGATTACCGGGTTCGACGCCTCAGCCCACCTGTCGGAAGAAACCCAGGGAGCAGCAAAGGGTGCCGCCCAAGGCATCTGGCGCTCCATCTTCTACTCCGCGATCGGCGGATACGTGCTCCTGCTCGCGTTCCTCTTCGCGGTGCAGGACCCGGCCGCCGTGACGAAGGGCGGCGGCGCGGTCGATCTCATCTTCGGCCAGGCGCTACCGCAGAAGTGGCACTTCGTGGTGCTGTTCATCGCCACGGCCGGCCAACTCTTCTGCGCCACCGCCTGCCTCACCAGCGCGTCCCGGATGACGTTCGCGTTCAGCCGTGACCGCGGTATTCCGGGGTCCACCTGGCTCGCCAAGGTCAACCCGCGCACGCACATCCCAGCAAACGCCGTCGTCTTCGTGGCCGTGATCGGCGTTCTCATCACGTTGCCCGCACTGGTGGAGGTCGACGTCAACGGCGCCCCGGTGCCGGTGGCCTTCTACGCGGTGACCTCGGTAGCCGTCATCGGTCTCTATCTCGCGTTTGCGATCCCCATCTTCCTGCGCTGGCGGATGGGCGACGCTTTCGAGCCCGGTTCGTGGACCCTGGGATCGAAGTACAAGTGGATGAACATCGTTGCTGTTGCCGAGATCACGATCATCTGCATCTACTTCATCATGCCGTTCACCCCCAGTGCGATCCCGGGCAACAAGGACTTCTCGTTCAAATTCGTCAACTATGCACCTGTGCTGACTTTCGGCAGCCTCGCAGTCCTGGCGATCTGGTGGTTTGCGTCGGCTCGTAAGTGGTACACAGGGCCGCAGCACACCATCGACAAGGCCGTGACGGCGGCGTTCGACGATTAA